The proteins below come from a single Eucalyptus grandis isolate ANBG69807.140 chromosome 3, ASM1654582v1, whole genome shotgun sequence genomic window:
- the LOC104436483 gene encoding zinc finger CCCH domain-containing protein 64 isoform X2: protein MRESVLAEEEWQVHASWHSSDVQQFGTYNQDDVDALRALAEEPGVVDLFLSNEWPSGITNRAAKTDVPPGLSEASGSDSTIADIVAEIKPRYHIAGTMGVFYAREPYSNADAVHVTRFIGLAPVGNKEKQKFIHALSPTPASTMSSSEISMKPPNTTLSPFTAVEKTAGAKEAGKRTAADTNDAQYWRYDVSQKRQKRAVGDGDRLCFKYLSSGSCPRGENCNFRHDLDAREQYRRGVCFDFLNKGQCERGPDCNFKHSLQEEEESGSRNGNRSRGAASVNRSKECWFCLSSPNVESHLIISVGERYYCALPKGPLVEDHVLIIPIEHLPNTLSLPPENETELNKFQNCLKLYHKNQRKEVVFFEWVSKRGTHANLQAVPVPSSRAAALQSIFSLAAEKLGFKFNSLSTDGRKMLRTEFDGKSSLFYVELPEGTVLSHIVEDNENFPAQFGREVVAGLLNVADKADWRNCALSKEEEIKLAEEFKRRFAAFDPNT from the exons ATGCGAGAATCTGTATTGGCTGAAGAGGAGTGGCAAGTTCACGCTTCATG GCACTCTTCGGATGTTCAACAATTCGGAACATATAATCAAGATGATGTTGACGCCCTGCGAGCATTAGCTGAGGAACCTGGAGTTGTCGACTTATTCTTAAG TAATGAGTGGCCGAGTGGTATCACTAATAGAGCTGCAAAGACAGATGTTCCTCCTGGATTATCCGAGGCATCTGGCAGCGACTCTACTATTGCGGACATAGTAGCAGAGATTAAACCACG TTACCATATTGCTGGCACTATGGGTGTATTCTATGCACGTGAACCTTACTCTAATGCTGATGCTGTTCATGTCACTCGCTTTATTGGTCTTGCTCCTGttggaaacaaagaaaaacag AAATTTATCCATGCACTTTCTCCTACTCCGGCATCTACCATGTCTTCCTCTGAGATTAGCATGAAACCTCCCAACACAACCTTGTCTCCGTTTACAGCAGTAGAGAAAACTGCTGGTGCAAAGGAAGCAGGAAAGAGGACCGCTGCTGATACTAATGACGCACAATATTGGAGATACGATGTTTCCCAAAAACGTCAGAAGCGTGCAGTTGGAGACGGTGATAGGCTATGCTTTAAGTATTTGTCTTCTGGGTCTTGTCCACGAGGTGAAAACTGCAACTTCCGACATGATTTAGATGCAAGGGAGCAATACCGAAGAggggtttgttttgattttcttaacaAAGGGCAATGTGAAAGGGGTCCTGACTGCAACTTTAAGCACAGTTTgcaggaggaagaggaaagtgGTTCTCGAAATGGAAATAGGTCTAGAGGCGCTGCTAGTGTTAATAG GTCAAAAGAATGCTGGTTTTGTTTATCGAGCCCCAATGTGGAGTCTCATCTGATCATCAGTGTAGGAGAAAGATACTACTGTGCACTGCCCAAGGGACCATTAGTTGAAGATCACGTGCTGATAATACCTATTGAGCATCTACCAAATACTCTTTCTTTGCCTCCAGAAAATGAAACAGAGCTTAACAAATTCCAGAACTGCCTGAAGTTGTATCATAAGAACCAACGGAAGGAAGTTGTTTTCTTTGAGTGGGTTTCCAAACGTGGGACTCATGCTAATCTTCAG GCTGTTCCTGTTCCATCATCTAGAGCAGCTGCTCTTCAGAGCATATTTAGTTTAGCTGCGGAGAAGTTGGGATTTAAATTTAACTCCTTGA GCACTGATGGTAGAAAAATGTTGAGAACGGAGTTTGACGGTAAATCTAGTCTCTTTTATGTGGAATTACCTGAAGGAACTGTACTATCCCATATAGTGGAGGACAACGAGAACTTTCCTGCTCAATTTGGACGTGAG GTGGTGGCGGGTTTGTTGAACGTGGCAGATAAGGCTGATTGGAGGAATTGCGCGCtaagcaaagaagaagagatcaaATTGGCGGAAGAATTCAAGCGCCGATTTGCAGCATTCGACCCCAATACATGA
- the LOC104436483 gene encoding zinc finger CCCH domain-containing protein 64 isoform X1 — protein MAPPRVLLCGDARGRLNQLFKRVSSVNKSAGPFDALLCVGQFFPDAPELLEEFADYAEGRSPVPLPTYFVGDYGIGAPKVLSAASRSHANLGFKMDGLKICENLYWLKRSGKFTLHGLSVAYISGRHSSDVQQFGTYNQDDVDALRALAEEPGVVDLFLSNEWPSGITNRAAKTDVPPGLSEASGSDSTIADIVAEIKPRYHIAGTMGVFYAREPYSNADAVHVTRFIGLAPVGNKEKQKFIHALSPTPASTMSSSEISMKPPNTTLSPFTAVEKTAGAKEAGKRTAADTNDAQYWRYDVSQKRQKRAVGDGDRLCFKYLSSGSCPRGENCNFRHDLDAREQYRRGVCFDFLNKGQCERGPDCNFKHSLQEEEESGSRNGNRSRGAASVNRSKECWFCLSSPNVESHLIISVGERYYCALPKGPLVEDHVLIIPIEHLPNTLSLPPENETELNKFQNCLKLYHKNQRKEVVFFEWVSKRGTHANLQAVPVPSSRAAALQSIFSLAAEKLGFKFNSLSTDGRKMLRTEFDGKSSLFYVELPEGTVLSHIVEDNENFPAQFGREVVAGLLNVADKADWRNCALSKEEEIKLAEEFKRRFAAFDPNT, from the exons ATGGCGCCTCCGAGAGTACTCCTCTGCGGCGACGCCCGCGGCCGGCTCAACCAGCTCTTCAAGCGCGTCTCCTCg GTGAACAAATCGGCCGGCCCCTTCGACGCGCTGCTCTGCGTGGGCCAGTTCTTCCCCGACGCGCCGGAGCTGCTGGAGGAGTTCGCGGACTACGCGGagggccggtcgccggtccctCTCCCGACCTACTTCGTCGGCGACTACGGCATTGGGGCGCCCAAGGTGCTGTCGGCCGCTTCGAGGAGCCACGCCAACTTAGGGTTTAAGATGGACGGCCTGAAGATATGCGAGAATCTGTATTGGCTGAAGAGGAGTGGCAAGTTCACGCTTCATG GGTTATCTGTGGCTTACATATCTGGTAGGCACTCTTCGGATGTTCAACAATTCGGAACATATAATCAAGATGATGTTGACGCCCTGCGAGCATTAGCTGAGGAACCTGGAGTTGTCGACTTATTCTTAAG TAATGAGTGGCCGAGTGGTATCACTAATAGAGCTGCAAAGACAGATGTTCCTCCTGGATTATCCGAGGCATCTGGCAGCGACTCTACTATTGCGGACATAGTAGCAGAGATTAAACCACG TTACCATATTGCTGGCACTATGGGTGTATTCTATGCACGTGAACCTTACTCTAATGCTGATGCTGTTCATGTCACTCGCTTTATTGGTCTTGCTCCTGttggaaacaaagaaaaacag AAATTTATCCATGCACTTTCTCCTACTCCGGCATCTACCATGTCTTCCTCTGAGATTAGCATGAAACCTCCCAACACAACCTTGTCTCCGTTTACAGCAGTAGAGAAAACTGCTGGTGCAAAGGAAGCAGGAAAGAGGACCGCTGCTGATACTAATGACGCACAATATTGGAGATACGATGTTTCCCAAAAACGTCAGAAGCGTGCAGTTGGAGACGGTGATAGGCTATGCTTTAAGTATTTGTCTTCTGGGTCTTGTCCACGAGGTGAAAACTGCAACTTCCGACATGATTTAGATGCAAGGGAGCAATACCGAAGAggggtttgttttgattttcttaacaAAGGGCAATGTGAAAGGGGTCCTGACTGCAACTTTAAGCACAGTTTgcaggaggaagaggaaagtgGTTCTCGAAATGGAAATAGGTCTAGAGGCGCTGCTAGTGTTAATAG GTCAAAAGAATGCTGGTTTTGTTTATCGAGCCCCAATGTGGAGTCTCATCTGATCATCAGTGTAGGAGAAAGATACTACTGTGCACTGCCCAAGGGACCATTAGTTGAAGATCACGTGCTGATAATACCTATTGAGCATCTACCAAATACTCTTTCTTTGCCTCCAGAAAATGAAACAGAGCTTAACAAATTCCAGAACTGCCTGAAGTTGTATCATAAGAACCAACGGAAGGAAGTTGTTTTCTTTGAGTGGGTTTCCAAACGTGGGACTCATGCTAATCTTCAG GCTGTTCCTGTTCCATCATCTAGAGCAGCTGCTCTTCAGAGCATATTTAGTTTAGCTGCGGAGAAGTTGGGATTTAAATTTAACTCCTTGA GCACTGATGGTAGAAAAATGTTGAGAACGGAGTTTGACGGTAAATCTAGTCTCTTTTATGTGGAATTACCTGAAGGAACTGTACTATCCCATATAGTGGAGGACAACGAGAACTTTCCTGCTCAATTTGGACGTGAG GTGGTGGCGGGTTTGTTGAACGTGGCAGATAAGGCTGATTGGAGGAATTGCGCGCtaagcaaagaagaagagatcaaATTGGCGGAAGAATTCAAGCGCCGATTTGCAGCATTCGACCCCAATACATGA
- the LOC104439020 gene encoding pathogen-associated molecular patterns-induced protein A70, translating into MWAFMEGWLTPSSLFIVLNIVIGTIVLTSRLTSSPPKPRPHYHDHLGPDHSPPLARAPSFLERVRSIDFSLYKFGHHGGGYPELEPEPAHARYEPHSYPDHGYAAHVDAPPLARAPSFVERFKAINFSLHNYKYDHPAGYPEPDPLPVQGSPYPEPQFSHPADPPPLARAPSLVDRLKSFDFSLYKYQAPSYDQPQADHDERPSGPEYADGAEPPRLARAPSLLGRVKSIKFSSFYRSSEPDPDEDAPHHLGVDSDSVDHDWVPYADAGRARQDHQVRRVRSDPKTTTPGEGPARRLPAKMKKSASERSAVGQFEDEEEDHVERRRPKTAREGRKKSGTAAAPAPEEEDEIDAKADAFINRFKRDLKLERLDSIMRLKEMLSRGAS; encoded by the coding sequence ATGTGGGCTTTCATGGAGGGCTGGCTCACCCCCAGCTCCCTCTTCATCGTCCTCAACATCGTGATCGGCACCATCGTCCTCACCTCCCGCCTCACCTCCTCCCCCCCGAAGCCGCGCCCCCATTACCACGACCATCTCGGCCCCGACCACTCCCCCCCGCTCGCCCGCGCTCCTTCCTTCCTCGAGCGCGTCAGGTCCATCGACTTCTCCCTCTACAAGTTCGGCCACCACGGCGGCGGATACCCCGAGCTGGAGCCGGAGCCGGCGCACGCCCGGTACGAGCCGCACTCTTACCCGGATCACGGTTACGCCGCCCATGTCGACGCGCCCCCGCTCGCCCGCGCCCCGTCCTTCGTCGAACGGTTCAAGGCCATCAACTTCTCCCTCCACAACTACAAGTACGACCACCCCGCTGGCTATCCCGAACCCGACCCCCTCCCCGTCCAAGGCTCGCCGTACCCGGAGCCGCAGTTCTCCCACCCAGCCGATCCGCCGCCTCTCGCCCGTGCGCCTTCCCTCGTCGACCGGCTCAAGTCCTTCGACTTCTCTCTCTACAAGTACCAAGCGCCGAGCTACGACCAGCCGCAAGCCGACCACGACGAGCGTCCGTCGGGACCGGAGTACGCGGACGGAGCCGAGCCGCCCCGGCTCGCCCGCGCCCCGTCTCTCCTCGGGCGCGTCAAGTCCATCAAGTTCTCTTCGTTCTACAGATCGAGCGAGcccgacccggatgaggacgcGCCTCACCACCTCGGAGTCGACTCCGATTCCGTAGACCACGACTGGGTCCCCTACGCCGACGCGGGCCGGGCCCGTCAGGACCATCAAGTGAGGAGGGTCAGGTCAGACCCGAAGACGACCACCCCCGGCGAGGGTCCGGCGCGGCGGCTCCCCGCCAAGATGAAGAAGTCAGCCAGCGAGAGGTCGGCAGTCGGGCAGttcgaggacgaggaggaggaccaTGTGGAACGCCGGAGGCCCAAGACAGCGAGGGAGGGCAGGAAAAAGAGCGGCACCGCGGCGGCGCCGGCgcccgaggaagaagacgagaTCGACGCGAAAGCCGACGCCTTCATCAACCGGTTCAAGCGGGACCTGAAGCTGGAGAGGCTCGACTCGATCATGCGCCTCAAGGAGATGCTGAGCAGGGGCGCTTcgtga